A genomic window from Pecten maximus chromosome 2, xPecMax1.1, whole genome shotgun sequence includes:
- the LOC117321691 gene encoding failed axon connections homolog, with protein sequence MALPRVTDVIADLPVGVKAVGGAVITGAVLATVWRGLKTRTTKRKVYPRDTIVIHQMGRGPHVPSLTPFAIKLETYFRMEGIPYEVEHSWYRRSKKTGKIPFLEYNGEEIPDSEFILEFLSKEKNLDLNRGLTEEQIGVGRALQKMAEENTYWCFVVDRWVLDESSAIYRHFDLNRIVIYLLKKSQRKRMWNHGIGRYSPDQIRHIMSEDLKALSSYLGPKKFLFGDKASKFDCAIFGILAEIRWASFGGFGSSVIKEYPNLCDYCERMKETFWPDWDEVIQKDYTR encoded by the exons ATGGCTTTGCCCAGAGTGACGGATGTGATTGCTGACCTCCCGGTTGGTGTGAAGGCTGTGGGCGGGGCAGTGATCACAGGGGCAGTGTTAGCAACCGTTTGGAGGGGTCTCAAGACACGTACAACAAAAAG GAAGGTATACCCCCGAGACACCATCGTTATCCATCAAATGGGCCGTGGTCCGCACGTACCCAGTCTAACGCCTTTTGCGATTAAATTAGAGACGTATTTCCGGATGGAGGGTATTCCCTACGAG GTAGAACATAGCTGGTACAGACGAAGTAAGAAAACAGGGAAAATTCCATTTTTGGAGTACAATGGAGAGGAGATTCCAGATAGCGAGTTTATCCTGGAGTTTCTTAGTAAGGAGAAGAACTTGGACCTGAACAGAGGACTTACAGAAGAACAAATCGGAGTCGGAAGGGCCTTACAGAAAATGGCCGAGGAGAATACGTACTG GTGTTTTGTGGTAGATCGTTGGGTCCTTGACGAGTCCAGTGCAATCTACAGGCATTTTGACCTCAATCGGATTGTCat CTATTTACTGAAAAAAAGCCAACGGAAGAGAATGTGGAATCATGGGATAGGACGATATTCACCGGATCAAATACGTCACATTATGTCGGAAGATCTCAAGGCTCTCTCCTCCTATCTTG GACCGAAGAAGTTTTTGTTCGGTGACAAAGCGAGCAAATTTGACTGCGCTATCTTTGGAATCCTCGCAGAGATCAGATGGGCATCATTTGGAGGATTTGGATCTTCCGTCATCAAGG AGTATCCTAACCTATGTGACTACTGTGAGCGGATGAAGGAAACGTTCTGGCCAGACTGGGACGAGGTTATACAGAAAGATTATACCAGATAG